The Triticum aestivum cultivar Chinese Spring chromosome 4B, IWGSC CS RefSeq v2.1, whole genome shotgun sequence sequence NNNNNNNNNNNNNNNNNNNNNNNNNNNNNNNNNNNNNNNNNNNNNNNNNNNNNNNNNNNNNNNNNNNNNNNNNNNNNNNNNNNNNNNNNNNNNNNNNNNNNNNNNNNNNNNNNNNNNNNNNNNNNNNNNNNNNNNNNNNNNNNNNNNNNNNNNNNNNNNNNNNNNNNNNNNNNNNNNNNNNNNNNNNNNNNNNNNNNNNNNNNNNNNNNNNNNNNNNNNNNNNNNNNNNNNNNNNNNNNNNNNNNNNNNNNNNNNNNNNNNNNNNNNNNNNNNNNNNNNNNNNNNNNNNNNNNNNNNNNNNNNNNNNNNNNNNNNNNNNNNNNNNNNNNNNNNNNNNNNNNNNNNNNNNNNNNNNNNNNNNNNNNNNNNNNNNNNNNNNNNNNNNNNNNNNNNNNNNNNNNNNNNNNNNNNNNNNNNNNNNNNNNNNNNNNNNNNNNNNNNNNNNNNNNNNNNNNNNNNNNNNNNNNNNNNNNNNNNNNNNNNNNNNNNNNNNNNNNNNNNNNNNNNNNNNNNNNNNNNNNNNNNNNNNNNNNNNNNNNNNNNNNNNNNNNNNNNNNNNNNNNNNNNNNNNNNNNNNNNNNNNNNNNNNNNNNNNNNNNNNNNNNNNNNNNNNNNNNNNNNNNNNNNNNNNNNNNNNNNNNNNNNNNNNNNNNNNNNNNNNNNNNNNNNNNNNNNNNNNNNNNNNNNNNNNNNNNNNNNNNNNNNNNNNNNNNNNNNNNNNNNNNNNNNNNNNNNNNNNNNNNNNNNNNNNNNNNNNNNNNNNNNNNNNNNNNNNNNNNNNNNNNNNNNNNNNNNNNNNNNNNNNNNNNNNNNNNNNNNNNNNNgatttggggtcccagagcgatttctatgacttacgaaccccggggtgcgtatacgtgtcgttcatcaataatcctaggtttgtccgattccgggctctttaatggactattactcaccgtttcaaggtcccagagtgatttccacgattgacaaaccccaaggtgcgtttatgtgtcggtcataaacactcgcagtttttgtcgatgctgacccgtttcatggactattactcgccgttttggggtcccaaagcgatttgaatggttgttgaacccaaggcacgcttacgtgttggtcatcaacaatcgcagtatTGGCCGATTATTgcccgttccatggactattactcaccgttttggggtcccgaagcgatttccatagttgttgaaccctaaggtgcacttacgtgtcggtcatcaacactcgcagtcttggccgattctggccagtttcttggactattactcactgcttttgtgtcccaaagcgatttccatggttgttgaaccccaaggtgcgctgacgtgtcggtcatcaacagtcgcagttttgaccgattctttcctgtttaatggactattactcaccgttttggggtccctgagcgatttccatgattgacgaactccgtggtgcatttgtgtatcgttcatcaatagtcctaggtttgtccggttctgggctctttcatggactattactgacaattttggggtcccaaagcgatttccatggttgtcgaaccccaaggtgtgcttatgtgttggtcgttaaGACACGCTGTTTGGGCcggttcttgcccgtttcttggactattactcagttttgcggtcctgaagtgatttccacgattgacgaatcccggggtgcatttacgtgtcggtcatctgaCAATTTTGGCcgttctggtccgtttcgtgcactactactcaccttttgggtcctagagcgagttccacgattaacgatcctaGGTGTGTGTTTACGTGTCTGTCGTGAACACTCTCAAATTTAGCCAATtcatgacccgtttcgtggactattattcactgctttggggacccaaagcgatttccatggttgttgaaccccaaggtgcggttacgtgtcagccatcaataatcgcagttttggccgattctggccgttttatggactattactctccgatttggggtcccagagcgatttccatgacttacgaaccccggggtgcgtatacgtgtcgttcatcaataatcctacgTTTGTCCGATTccaggctctttcatggactattactcaccgtttcaaggtcccggattgatttccacgattgacgaaccccaaagtgcgtttacgtgtcggtcatcagcacttgctgtttttgtcgattctgacccgtttctggactattactcactattttgtggtcccaaagcaatttgcatggTTGTTGCACCCAAGACATGCTTACGTGTCGGCcctcaacaatcgcagttttggccgattctggcccgtttcatggactattactcaccgatttgggctcctagagcgatttccatgacttACGAACCCTGAGGTGCgtatacgtgtcgttcatcaataatcctaggtttgtccgattccgggctctttaatggactattattcaccgtttcaaggtcccggagtgatttccacgattgacgaatctcaaggtgcatttacgtgtcggtcatcaacactcgcagtttttgtcaattctgacccgtttcgtggactcttACTCACCATCACTACAAGAAATTCGGTCAATTATGACTCCCCATTTTGGTCGTTATTTTGTCATTGCTTTCGTTTAttgacctttttttgaccaaagtTGGAAggtcaacagtgggccgtcaagaaCGAAGAAACGTGACCTTTTTTGGAATTTTTGTCATAGCCACccttgaccaaaattttggtcgctAAATCTTTGACCAAAATTATGGTCATTACTAATGAGCCTAGGCCACATAGGATCTGATGTGGCTAAACCAACGTGGCAATGATGTGGCAAAAATGATGACATGGATGCCATGTAGGATCAATCCAAATCAGTTGTTTTAATGGGCCGAGCCCAATAATTTAGCCCATTTTTACATTCACTTTTGGGCCATAGCCTATTAATGTTAGTTCTTATGCTCAAGCAATGCACAGTCCATTTATTCAATCTACCATTAGTTGGGCCAGCCCTTCTCTCTACCCaaaaaaaatattgaatcttttttCTATAAAAAACTACACTGGGCCTTGAGACGAGCCAGCCCACTCATACAATTTAGTATTTTCggtccagccaataaccaatagtagcTCAAAAAACAATCATTGCACAGTTTGGCAGTCAACCAATACAGGAGAATAAAATGATAATAATAATACAATTCTCCAAGATTTCATTAACTTAGGCCCAGCAGTATCATTACACcacaagttcataagatgcaccaACCAAAATAACATAGCCAGTAACACACCCAAAGAAACTCATCAACCCCAGGTCCAAACAACTCAGCATCAAAAGTCCCAAAGCCAACATCGACCACGTTGTAGTAACTAATTTACCTTCGAACAGATCCATGAGACGCGCAAATCTAGAATCACTTGCTGCAGCCCTAGCATCGGTGGCCTCAACTCTTTGCAGTAACAACTGATACTCTGCGGCGCGTACAGCTTCGGTCTCCTCTGATTTCTTCTTGACCTCAACAAGCTCCTCTTGCATCAACTCAGCGGCTCGCCTCTCCTTCTCAAGCTTTTACTCTAGTTCTTGTACATGAGCATCCAAAGTAACTGCAGATCTATTGAACTTCATCTTGGAGCTCGACTCAAGGCCAACATTTTGAAGGAATGTGCTGGAGGGACATTCTTTAGTGAGAAtgtcagcaacaacagcagcaacattcTTTGGTTCTCCACCTTCTGGTACCTCTTGTTCCATAACTTTTTCCATGTCAGCCTGACATTTAAAGAAAGATGTACACACATGTCATTGCAGTTGGTTCTGAATAACTAGGAAACTTTATAAGCAAACTACTCAAGAATGTTGACTAAATAATAATCCAGTCTCCGTGCTACTAATTAactatttttttaaaactttgaAGCAGGCAAGCAGAATTAATCATCCTTGGGAATCACTTTTTTTTGCAAGTTACTATCAGCTACATGAAAGAAGCATGGCACCAGGTTTATTAAACATGTAAGCATACACAACAAACCATTGTTGGAATTTAAATTAGGCAACTATGTGCACCTCTATTTAGCTTAAATGGGAACATGGAGCAGAGAAGAATGTAGTACGTTTCAGGAGCGCATATGATGTTTCTTTAGTACAGTATACAGTATCAGAGAAATCCACTTCGACAAGTCCTAAACATTTCATTCAGATTGTATATGAAATTACAGAGTTTCTCCACTCGGAAAGATGGGAAGATAGATGCTTCAGGCAATCACTAGACAAATAATCAAAGAGCATACTTGTGTGCGGAGGATAAGCAAAAGCAGCAGCACATGCTTTTCCTATTAGCATCTCCGGTCAAACAAACATGATGCAGCCAGTGATTACATTGACCCCGATTCAAACATTTTAAGTACTGGACAATCATAAACATCCAACAGTAGGCAAATCTAGCACTGTCTTACCAACAATCAACAGTATATCTATCTAGTTGTGAAGATTGAAGTTGCAACAATAGGCAAATCCCACATCTAGTCAACATCCAGCAATGGAATCCAAACAAAAGTCTAAGAATGTACCCCTAAAATACATCTGGAACTGAAGTTAAAAAGAAAGCGGTTTGCCGAGATGCGCTCACCATCTGATGATGTCGATACGGCCGGTGCCGTCGTCGAGCGCGAAGGACACGTCCGTGTTCCGCTCTGCCTTGCCACTGACCATCCCCACAAGCCGGGCCTGCACATGCACCAATGTTATACATAGCAAAACTTCAGTATTTCCGATTTCGTGGTACAATGAAAGAGCAGTTCAGTTGAAGAATTTAGCTTGCCGTTCTCAATTTTACTACTTAAAGACATAATGTAACAAATACTGGATACTTCACAGCAAGCAAATAGTGCAATAAATTCACTGGTCTATGGATACGATCACAAATTCAAATGAGGCGTGCGTGGAATATAGTGCAAATAACAATGGAAATTTAAAGCTCGCTTGCTAACGAAGGCCTACCAATCACTTCAACCTAACCTAAAAATAACAGTACATAGATTGTTACATAGTACTGCTATGTaattgatatgcaaaagaagatacATCTCCCATGCTAGCAATCAAGATCAACCTGGTGCTTTGGAGACAAGAAGGTTGTACCTGGTATTCTGGTTCAGAACATATACCGAGGATGTGGTGGCGTGTGGTTTGTGGTTTATCGGTTACGATCGAAAGCTACTGACCAACGATTTGGTTTATCAGGGTGCTCTTGCCGACATTTGGCTTCCCCAACACAGCAACATAACCTATGGAGACACACAACACAGACTCACAGTATTATAACATGGCAATTGTCATTTAGAAATTATAAAGCAAATAAGTTGTTTCATCTGAATTCTCCCAGAATCTTGTAAAAATTCTTTTGCAGGAGGCACTTTTCCTCTGAACTGTCATTTACTTCTGCTGCACAATGACAGATTCCTGAATTTTACTGAACCAAGAATGCTACTGGTCGCATTTGACGCTTCAGAAACACTAAACGCTGAAATAATCTACTTGGCCAGGGAGTGCTGAATGAAATCCAGCTAGGTACGTACTACAAACAAAGCAAaccacaaagaagaagaagaaggctcaACACTGCGGTGGTTGGCGCAGAGCGCCGCCCCCAGCTCCTCCGACTCGTACTCGTCCAGCAGCGCCAGGTACCGATCTAACTTCTCGATGAACTCCAGCCGCGGCCTCGACATCTCCTCCCCCTCGTTCACCTTCCCATCTTCAACCACCGCGTAGCTCACACCCCCACTCGTCGACACAGCCCCAGCCCTCCTACTCTCGCGCCTCCCCGCCCGGACTCCGCTCATTACTGGCGGGCACGGCGATGCAATATACCCGTGGGGGAGGCGCGCCGGCGGCGCGGCTAGCTGGAGCGTGAGGCCTAGCTCCATCACGCAGAGAGCAGAGCAAGCAGCCGAGGCAAAAAAGTGGCTATGGAGATTAGAAGGAGTGCACCAGGTCAGCGACTGCAGGGTGCGGCGTGCTGCTCCCGTATCCTACAGGAGGAGCCTCCCAGGTCGCGGATCTGGCGGCCCTCGTCACCAGCAGGCGCTGGATCCAGAGGGAGGAAGGAGTGCACCATGGATCCAGATTGGAGTGGGCAAGGCTGCGGCCATCGTGGTCTGGAAGCACCGCCTCGCACTACCCAACATGGGGCCAGGGTGATGGGAGGGCCCGGTGGTGTGCGGCGGCGGCATGGGTCGTCGACGGTGAGGGTGGAGCGGCGGCTGCGGGAGTGGATCCCATCTCACTTAACCGAGAGAGAGCAGCGACTGGGACGGAGGGGTGGTGGAAGTGGGGATGGCCGGGGATGGTGCCGGAGGAGGGATCAGGGAGTGGTGCAAGggacggggaggaggtggcggcggcgaggttggCGACGAGGAGTGGTGCAGGGGACGGGGAGGATGTGGCAgcggcggcgaggagatggggacgagggaggaggggtgcgatgggggatctgagctagggtttgggctgcgggtggggatctttttcttttcttttttgtgtagatagatggatggatggatgtggggtggagagatggatggatggatggatgggcgccatgtcatcgatccgtgggaagagTTCTCATTGGTTCGAAAAATCAGTGATTTAAAATAGTCTTCAAGTATtaaaaatagagggattttgtgaagcagctatcaaaaatattCTGCAAAAGGCACGACACAAATTTTCACTAGacttagaccacattttatggataaggaccaatttatatgcatttctgatctttctagctattttaaATAATTTCCGAGTGGCAAAAATGGGGTTTTTTGTGAAGAACATACCAAATAGTTGTTGCAAAATTGGgttgcatcaattttataaaatgctaatccatatttaatatacaattgaccaaatggttgggtgtctaaagtttcgatccacctctggttaaaaagacaaattttcgccgattcagtaggaagcgggtcaaatttgaactgaagctgcttcatagtttgctctttattttttccaaaaattatttttaggtacataagtatctatttaatcatagaaacacaaaaaaatccaagattcaagcactagctaggaacggtcattaccgccgttttgatcgcattttgaaacggtataaaaaattcaaaaaaaataaaaaaaaatggaaaaccttcgcattgggtcattacatgtgaccaagttaccaggaaaaatataaacttgtaatacagtaattatttttaaaaagtgttctcagaaacgagctatcaagtgtgaagatgcaCAGCTTTCAACCCGGATGCTCAATCTTATGTCCActttcatggcatagtttgttcagatgatctcatattgttcacaagggtgcatattggaattgtaaacaatgttgcctaaaggagtttttattttctttggaagaaaaatcAATTTTTCATTtcccgagtgcccaaaatgagtattttcttgtgaaggacctaccatatatttgttgtaaaattggaccaaaacaattttctaaaatactaggccatatttaatgcacaatttaccaaatggttaggtgtcaaaagttttgacccacctctggtgaaaaagacaaatttctaccgattcagtaggaaatgggtcaaatttgaactacagctgcctcatagtttgctctttatttattttttaaatcatttctaggtatataagtatctatttaatcatacaAACAcccaaaaaatccaagattcaaccactagctaggaacggtcaagcccgtcattttgactgcattttgaaacaggcataaacaattcaaaaaaaaatcaaaaaattagaaaaccttcgcattgtgtcattatatgtgactaagtttccaggaaaaataataaacttgtcatACGGAAATTATTTaagaaaagtgttctcagaaatgagctatcattcgtgaagattcatggctttcaagccaaatgatcaatcttatggccatattcatggcatagtttgttcaaatgatctcatattgtgcataagggaGTTTTCggtttctttgcatggaaaattcattttccatttcccGAGTGatcgaaatgagtttttttgtgaaggacataccatatatttgttgcaaaattggacctaataaattttataaaatactaggccatatttaatgcacaattgacaaaattcttgggtgtcaaaagtttcgacccacctctagtgaaaaagacaatgttgcctaaggaagttttttattttctttgcacggaaaattcatttttcattttccgagtgcccaaaaggaggtttttttgtgaaggagctaccaaataattgttgcaaaattggacctaatcaattttataaaatactaggccatatataatgcacaattgacaaaatggttgggtgaaaaaagtttcgatccacctctggtgaaaaagacaaattgccgtcgatttagttggaaacgggtcaaatttgaactatagctgcctcatagtttgctctttatttttttcaaaaatcatttctaggtacataagtatctatttaatcatagaaacaccaaaaaaattccaagattcaaccactagctaggaacggtcaagcccgccattttgactgcattttgaaacgggcataaaaaattcaaaaaaatcaaataattgaaaaaccttcgcattgtgtcattatatgtgaccaagtttccaggaaaaataatcaacttgtaatacggtaattatttttaaaatgtgttctcagaaatgagctatcaagcgtgaagattcatggctttcaagccaaatgatcaatcttatggccacattcatggcatagtttgttcaaatggtctcatattgtgcacaagggtgcatcttggaattccaaacaatgttgcctaaggaagttttcattttctttgcacggaaaattcatttttcattttccgagtgcccaaaaggaggttttttttgtgagggggctaccaaataattgttgcaaaattggacctaatcaattttataaaatactaggccatatataaagcacaattgacaaaatggttgggtgaaaaaagtttcgatccacctctggtgaaaaagacaaattgtcgtcgattaagttggaaacgggtcaaatttgaactgtagctgcctcatagtttgctctttattttttccaaaaaatcatttctaggtacataagtatctatttaatcatataaacaccaaaaaaatccaagattcaaccactagctaggaacggtcaagcccgccgttttgaccgcattttgaaacgggcataacaaattcaaaaaaatcaaaaaattggaaaaccttcgcattgtgtcattatatgtgaccaagtttccaggaaaaataatcaacttgtaatacggtaattattttaaaaaagtgttctcagaaatgagctatcaagcgtgaagatttatggctttcaagccaaatgatcaatcttatggccacattcatggcatagtttgttcaaatggtctcatattgtgcacaagggtgcatcttggaattccaaacaatgttgcctaaggaagttttcattttctttgcacggaaaattcagttttaattttctgagtgcccgaaaggaggttttttgtgaaggaactaccaaataattgttgcaaaattggacctaatcaattttataaaatactaggccatatataatgcacaattgacaaaatggtagggtgtcaaaatttttgatccacctctggtgaaaaagacaaatttccgtcgattcagttggaagcgggtcaaatttgaactgcagccgcctcatagtttgctctttattttttccaaaaattatttctaggtaaataagtatctatttaatcagaaatacatggtttgatggcgagacatcgaggtttggacggtggccgagggccccaactctagagcgcgtaagctcgcatg is a genomic window containing:
- the LOC123090573 gene encoding GTPase ERA-like, chloroplastic isoform X2 yields the protein MELGLTLQLAAPPARLPHGYIASPCPPVMSGVRAGRRESRRAGAVSTSGGVSYAVVEDGKVNEGEEMSRPRLEFIEKLDRYLALLDEYESEELGAALCANHRSARLVGMVSGKAERNTDVSFALDDGTGRIDIIRWLTWKKLWNKRYQKVENQRMLLLLLLTFSLKNVPPAHSFKMLALSRAPR
- the LOC123090573 gene encoding GTPase ERA-like, chloroplastic isoform X1, with translation MELGLTLQLAAPPARLPHGYIASPCPPVMSGVRAGRRESRRAGAVSTSGGVSYAVVEDGKVNEGEEMSRPRLEFIEKLDRYLALLDEYESEELGAALCANHRSVEPSSSSLWFALFVARLVGMVSGKAERNTDVSFALDDGTGRIDIIRWLTWKKLWNKRYQKVENQRMLLLLLLTFSLKNVPPAHSFKMLALSRAPR